One genomic segment of Hordeum vulgare subsp. vulgare chromosome 2H, MorexV3_pseudomolecules_assembly, whole genome shotgun sequence includes these proteins:
- the LOC123428681 gene encoding subtilisin-like protease 4 has protein sequence MESMRISSLLSLLPFLVLAIAAEATGDDELSTFIVHVQAGEDRVFGTADDRKAWYHSFLPGHGRLVHAYHHVASGFAARLTRSELEAMSAMPGFLSATPDRTYTTLTTHTPEFLGLNVEQGRRRYTSEFGAGVIVGVIDTGIFPDHPSFSDDGMPAPPDKWKGRCDFNRTSCNNKLIGARNFVAALNGPNGTDARVPPVDDFGHGTHTASTAAGAVVPGANVLGQALGTAAGMAARAHVAMYKVCDLNGGCEASDILAGVDAAVGDGCDVISMSLGGPSVPFHLDPIAIGTFGAIEKGIFLGNGAHFHGESLYQPNAGVPGAFYPLVSAGASGKPLAEFCGNGSLDGVDVKGKIVLCELTRNISALNQGQVVQSAGGVGMILANQFAQGYDTLAQANVLPASSVDYLTGVAIKSYLGGQLPVARIGFRGTLLGTSPAPSIMFFSSRGPSRQGPGVLKPDITGPGVNVLAAWPFQVGPPSAPVLPGPTFNIISGTSMSTPHLAGIAALIKSKHPDWSPAAIKSAMMTTADITDRSGNPILNEQRVAVNLFATGAGHVNPMKAADPGLVYDISPEDYIGYLCSMYTSKQVSVIARRPIDCSTTIVISDRLLNYPSFSVAFPASSNSTAPMVVRRKVKNVGEVPSVYYAAVDMPSSAVSVDVFPGQLEFVEANQELTFSVYVWPREGGARVVQGALRWVSEKHTIRSPISISFY, from the exons ATGGAAAGCATGAGGATCTCCTCCCTGCTCTCCCTTCTCCCGTTCCTTGTCCTCGCGATCGCTGCCGAGGCAACCGGCGACGACGAGCTCAGCACGTTCATCGTCCACGTACAAGCAGGGGAGGACCGCGTGTTCGGCACCGCGGACGACCGGAAGGCGTGGTACCACTCGTTCCTCCCCGGCCATGGCCGGCTGGTGCACGCGTACCACCACGTCGCCAGCGGGTTCGCGGCCAGGCTGACGCGGAGCGAGCTCGAGGCGATGTCCGCCATGCCCGGGTTCCTCAGCGCGACCCCTGATCGGACGTACACGACGCTGACGACGCACACGCCTGAGTTCCTTGGGTTGAACGTGGAGCAGGGGCGGCGGAGATACACGTCGGAGTTCGGTGCCGGCGTTATCGTAGGCGTGATCGACACGGGTATCTTCCCAGACCACCCATCCTTCAGCGACGACGGCATGCCGGCGCCGCCGGACAAGTGGAAGGGGCGCTGCGACTTCAACCGCACCTCGTGCAACAACAAGCTCATCGGCGCGCGCAACTTCGTCGCCGCTCTCAACGGCCCGAACGGCACTGACGCGCGGGTGCCGCCGGTTGATGACTTTGGGCACGGCACTCACACCGCGAGCACCGCGGCGGGAGCCGTCGTGCCGGGCGCTAATGTGCTCGGCCAAGCGTTGGGCACCGCCGCCGGGATGGCAGCCCGCGCGCACGTCGCCATGTACAAGGTGTGCGACCTCAATGGAGGCTGCGAGGCGTCCGACATACTGGCCGGTGTTGACGCCGCCGTGGGCGACGGCTGCGACGTCATCTCCATGTCTCTCGGCGGACCGTCGGTGCCCTTTCACCTAGACCCTATCGCCATCGGCACGTTCGGCGCCATCGAGAAGGGCATTTTC CTGGGGAACGGCGCGCATTTCCACGGCGAGTCACTCTACCAGCCAAACGCCGGCGTGCCCGGTGCCTTCTACCCGTTGGTATCCGCGGGCGCGAGCGGGAAGCCACTGGCCGAGTTCTGTGGGAACGGCTCGCTGGACGGCGTCGACGTCAAGGGCAAGATAGTGCTCTGTGAGCTCACGAGAAACATTTCGGCGCTGAACCAAGGTCAGGTGGTGCAGAGTGCCGGCGGCGTCGGCATGATCTTGGCGAACCAGTTTGCCCAAGGCTACGACACGTTAGCCCAGGCGAACGTCCTCCCGGCGTCGAGCGTCGACTACTTAACCGGCGTAGCCATCAAATCCTACCTGGGAGGCCAGCTCCCGGTGGCGCGTATCGGCTTCAGGGGTACGTTACTCGGCACGTCACCTGCTCCGTCGATCATGTTCTTCTCGTCTCGTGGGCCTAGCCGTCAGGGCCCTGGCGTTCTGAAACCCGACATCACGGGCCCCGGGGTGAACGTGCTCGCCGcatggccgtttcaggtcgggccACCGTCGGCGCCGGTTCTCCCCGGACCGACCTTCAACATCATCTCCGGCACGTCAATGTCGACGCCGCACCTCGCCGGCATTGCGGCGCTGATCAAGAGCAAGCACCCGGACTGGTCGCCGGCGGCGATCAAGTCGGCCATGATGACAACAGCCGACATCACCGACCGCTCCGGCAATCCCATACTCAACGAGCAGCGCGTGGCGGTCAACCTCTTCGCCACCGGCGCCGGACACGTCAACCCAATGAAGGCCGCCGACCCTGGCCTGGTCTACGACATCTCCCCCGAGGATTACATCGGCTACCTCTGTAGCATGTACACGAGCAAGCAGGTGTCGGTGATCGCGCGCCGGCCGATCGACTGCTCGACGACCATCGTGATCAGCGACCGCCTGCTGAATTACCCGTCGTTCTCGGTCGCTTTCCCGGCGTCCTCGAATTCGACTGCGCCGATGGTCGTAAGGCGCAAGGTGAAGAACGTCGGGGAGGTGCCTTCGGTGTACTACGCGGCGGTCGACATGCCGAGCAGCGCCGTAAGCGTGGACGTATTTCCAGGGCAGCTGGAATTCGTCGAAGCGAACCAGGAGCTGACTTTCTCGGTATACGTGTGGCCGAGGGAGGGTGGCGCAAGGGTGGTGCAGGGTGCGCTGCGGTGGGTGTCCGAGAAGCACACCATACGGAGTCCAATCTCCATCAGCTTTTACTGA